From Erigeron canadensis isolate Cc75 chromosome 8, C_canadensis_v1, whole genome shotgun sequence, one genomic window encodes:
- the LOC122610073 gene encoding protein NSP-INTERACTING KINASE 3-like isoform X1, with the protein MEMRLCGCEILVLGAFCIWTWLNVAYATLSPSGVNYEVVALMSIKDDLKDPRNVMDNWDLSSVDPCSWRMVTCNSDRSVLALGLPSQNLSGKLSPALGNLSNLQSITLQNNAISGTIMDAIGKLQKLQTLDLSGNLFSGQLPSSLGDLKNLNFLRLNNNSLTGTVPESLSEVGALTLVDVSYNNLSGPLPKLSARTFRIIGNPLLCGQNSANNCSNIYPEPLSFPPDGFTGQPSANKKSHHLAVALGTSLSAAFLIILVITLLLWWKYRKNQQIFFDVNEHYDPEVCLGHLRRYTFKELRAATDHFNAKNILGKGGYGIVYKATLNDGTTVAVKRLIDSNTFGGEIQFQTEVETISLAVHRNLLRLWGFCSTENERLLVYPFMPNGSVASRLKDNIQGRPVLDWLRRKSIALGTARGLLYLHEQCDPKIIHRDVKAANILLDEDFEAVVGDFGLAKLLDHRDSHVTTAVRGTVGHIAPEYLSTGQSSDKTDVFGFGILLLELITGQKALDFGRAANQKGIMLDWVKKLHLEGKLNLMVDKALQNEYDRVELQEMVQVALLCTQFSPGYRPKMSEVLRMLEGEGLVERWEASQSVETPRFQGLESIPQRYSDYIEETSLVAEAMELSGPR; encoded by the exons ATGGAGATGAGATTATGTGGTTGTGAGATATTGGTATTAGGAGCTTTTTGTATTTGGACATGGCTAAATGTTGCATATGCAACTCTTTCTCCTTCTGGTGTCAATTATGAAG TTGTAGCTTTAATGTCTATAAAAGATGATCTAAAGGACCCAAGAAATGTTATGGACAATTGGGATTTATCCTCTGTAGATCCTTGTAGTTGGAGAATGGTTACTTGCAACTCTGATCGCTCTGTTTTGGCTTT AGGGCTTCCTAGTCAAAACTTATCCGGGAAATTATCGCCAGCACTAGGAAATCTTAGTAACTTGCAATCCAT TACGCTACAGAACAACGCAATCTCTGGGACGATTATGGATGCAATAGGGAAATTGCAGAAGCTTCAAACGCTTGATCTGTCAGGAAATCTATTCAGTGGTCAGCTGCCTAGTTCTTTAGGGGATCTCAAGAACCTTAACTTTTT GCGTTTGAACAACAATAGTCTTACTGGCACGGTTCCTGAATCTTTGTCGGAAGTTGGAGCTCTCACTCTTGT AGATGTCTCGTATAACAATCTCAGTGGTCCTTTGCCAAAACTATCCGCAAGAACGTTTCG AATCATAGGCAACCCTTTACTTTGTGGGCAGAATTCTGCAAATAATTGTTCAAATATATATCCGGAGCCTCTTTCTTTTCCACCAGATGGTTTCACAG GCCAACCGTCagcaaataaaaaaagtcaCCATTTGGCTGTTGCTCTCGGGACAAGCTTAAGTGCTGCATTTCTAATTATCCTAGTTATCACATTGCTCCTATGGTGGAAATATCGTAAAAACCAACAAATATTCTTTGATGTTAATG AACATTATGATCCAGAGGTATGCTTAGGCCATTTACGGAGATACACATTTAAGGAACTTCGTGCTGCCACCGACCACTTTAATGCTAAAAATATACTAGGCAAGGGTGGATATGGAATTGTTTACAAAGCGACACTGAATGATGGTACGACGGTAGCTGTTAAAAGACTGATAGACAGTAATACCTTTGGAGGCGAAATTCAATTTCAGACGGAGGTTGAAACAATTAGTTTGGCGGTTCATCGTAACCTTTTACGCCTTTGGGGATTTTGCTCGACTGAAAATGAGCGCCTTCTTGTCTACCCGTTTATGCCAAATGGCAGTGTTGCATCAAGATTAAAAG ATAATATCCAGGGAAGGCCCGTTTTGGACTGGTTGAGGAGAAAGAGTATTGCTTTAGGAACGGCACGGGGTTTGCTGTATTTGCATGAGCAGTGTGACCCGAAAATCATACATCGTGATGTTAAAGCAGCAAACATACTTTTGGATGAAGATTTTGAGGCTGTTGTTGGTGATTTCGGGCTGGCAAAGCTATTAGACCACCGTGATTCTCATGTTACCACAGCTGTTCGTGGCACCGTGGGCCACATTGCCCCTGAGTATCTCTCAACTGGCCAATCTTCAGACAAAACTGATGTTTTTGGTTTCGGGATTCTCCTTCTTGAACTAATTACTGGACAAAAAGCTTTGGACTTTGGAAGGGCTGCCAACCAGAAAGGCATAATGCTAGACTGG GTAAAGAAGCTCCATCTAGAAGGGAAACTAAACCTAATGGTGGATAAAGCACTGCAAAATGAATATGACAGGGTCGAGTTGCAAGAAATGGTTCAAGTTGCACTGTTGTGTACTCAGTTTAGCCCCGGTTATCGTCCAAAGATGTCAGAAGTATTAAGAATGTTGGAAGGAGAAGGGTTAGTGGAAAGATGGGAAGCATCACAAAGTGTTGAAACCCCACGATTTCAGGGTTTAGAAAGTATTCCACAAAGATATTCAGATTACATTGAAGAAACTTCACTTGTAGCCGAAGCAATGGAGCTTTCTGGTCCAAGATGA
- the LOC122610073 gene encoding protein NSP-INTERACTING KINASE 3-like isoform X2: MDAIGKLQKLQTLDLSGNLFSGQLPSSLGDLKNLNFLRLNNNSLTGTVPESLSEVGALTLVDVSYNNLSGPLPKLSARTFRIIGNPLLCGQNSANNCSNIYPEPLSFPPDGFTGQPSANKKSHHLAVALGTSLSAAFLIILVITLLLWWKYRKNQQIFFDVNEHYDPEVCLGHLRRYTFKELRAATDHFNAKNILGKGGYGIVYKATLNDGTTVAVKRLIDSNTFGGEIQFQTEVETISLAVHRNLLRLWGFCSTENERLLVYPFMPNGSVASRLKDNIQGRPVLDWLRRKSIALGTARGLLYLHEQCDPKIIHRDVKAANILLDEDFEAVVGDFGLAKLLDHRDSHVTTAVRGTVGHIAPEYLSTGQSSDKTDVFGFGILLLELITGQKALDFGRAANQKGIMLDWVKKLHLEGKLNLMVDKALQNEYDRVELQEMVQVALLCTQFSPGYRPKMSEVLRMLEGEGLVERWEASQSVETPRFQGLESIPQRYSDYIEETSLVAEAMELSGPR, encoded by the exons ATGGATGCAATAGGGAAATTGCAGAAGCTTCAAACGCTTGATCTGTCAGGAAATCTATTCAGTGGTCAGCTGCCTAGTTCTTTAGGGGATCTCAAGAACCTTAACTTTTT GCGTTTGAACAACAATAGTCTTACTGGCACGGTTCCTGAATCTTTGTCGGAAGTTGGAGCTCTCACTCTTGT AGATGTCTCGTATAACAATCTCAGTGGTCCTTTGCCAAAACTATCCGCAAGAACGTTTCG AATCATAGGCAACCCTTTACTTTGTGGGCAGAATTCTGCAAATAATTGTTCAAATATATATCCGGAGCCTCTTTCTTTTCCACCAGATGGTTTCACAG GCCAACCGTCagcaaataaaaaaagtcaCCATTTGGCTGTTGCTCTCGGGACAAGCTTAAGTGCTGCATTTCTAATTATCCTAGTTATCACATTGCTCCTATGGTGGAAATATCGTAAAAACCAACAAATATTCTTTGATGTTAATG AACATTATGATCCAGAGGTATGCTTAGGCCATTTACGGAGATACACATTTAAGGAACTTCGTGCTGCCACCGACCACTTTAATGCTAAAAATATACTAGGCAAGGGTGGATATGGAATTGTTTACAAAGCGACACTGAATGATGGTACGACGGTAGCTGTTAAAAGACTGATAGACAGTAATACCTTTGGAGGCGAAATTCAATTTCAGACGGAGGTTGAAACAATTAGTTTGGCGGTTCATCGTAACCTTTTACGCCTTTGGGGATTTTGCTCGACTGAAAATGAGCGCCTTCTTGTCTACCCGTTTATGCCAAATGGCAGTGTTGCATCAAGATTAAAAG ATAATATCCAGGGAAGGCCCGTTTTGGACTGGTTGAGGAGAAAGAGTATTGCTTTAGGAACGGCACGGGGTTTGCTGTATTTGCATGAGCAGTGTGACCCGAAAATCATACATCGTGATGTTAAAGCAGCAAACATACTTTTGGATGAAGATTTTGAGGCTGTTGTTGGTGATTTCGGGCTGGCAAAGCTATTAGACCACCGTGATTCTCATGTTACCACAGCTGTTCGTGGCACCGTGGGCCACATTGCCCCTGAGTATCTCTCAACTGGCCAATCTTCAGACAAAACTGATGTTTTTGGTTTCGGGATTCTCCTTCTTGAACTAATTACTGGACAAAAAGCTTTGGACTTTGGAAGGGCTGCCAACCAGAAAGGCATAATGCTAGACTGG GTAAAGAAGCTCCATCTAGAAGGGAAACTAAACCTAATGGTGGATAAAGCACTGCAAAATGAATATGACAGGGTCGAGTTGCAAGAAATGGTTCAAGTTGCACTGTTGTGTACTCAGTTTAGCCCCGGTTATCGTCCAAAGATGTCAGAAGTATTAAGAATGTTGGAAGGAGAAGGGTTAGTGGAAAGATGGGAAGCATCACAAAGTGTTGAAACCCCACGATTTCAGGGTTTAGAAAGTATTCCACAAAGATATTCAGATTACATTGAAGAAACTTCACTTGTAGCCGAAGCAATGGAGCTTTCTGGTCCAAGATGA